Part of the Vigna unguiculata cultivar IT97K-499-35 chromosome 3, ASM411807v1, whole genome shotgun sequence genome, GCAATTTTCTCGCTTTTTGCACTGTTCCTTTTTTAAAGTGACACCGGTCTATGTTTTTAACCGTTATCTAAAAAACAAcctttattatttttggtaCAATGCTAGATTTTTTTGAGATTTTACTCTTCCTTAACGTTGGAGATTTTACTTCTGAAATTTAATtccttaattaatataaattgttttaaaaattgtaatactGGGTTAAATTCTCATTTAGAAATGTGATTTCTATAGTGACTAGAATGTCATtacttgaaatataatttttggaaTGTTAGATTTCTGTTTCAAAATGTCAattcattaatgatttaaaaaattaatttcggATGACCCTGGTACactccaaaattaaaatttcggAAAAAGTAAAAGATCCTTTAAACGGCTATTTTTGttataacaaaaaagaaagcAAGTATTAAAACCATTACCAGAAAACGGAGATGCGAAAGTCAATCTTCGGTCACCAGATTGCAACAGGttgaattttgttaaaaaatgggaaaataatattttatttttaaactaaaaaaataacgttgataaaaaataaataaatttaacatatcaAGTATAGAGAGAAAAAATGTTGTGTACTGAAAATGTAAAATAGTTTTACATTATCATCAATTACAAAtgtataacaaaattattatttttattagaaattttacgtttaaaagaaattataagaaCAAAACGAGctctccacttttttttttttaaacctaTTAGTTCTTCTTAAAAAGTAGTGTTGGAAGTTCGAGACTAAAGTAAAATTAGTTCACCATATATAACTGGGTATAAACAAGATTGTTTTATATgattgatcattttgtttcttccGATCCATCCATTAATTTTTgcaaataaattaatagttattattaacATTTGATATATAATCCCTATTTTTTATGGCTTACTGTTCACGTTCTTATATTCCTCTTTAcaattcaattttacttttatgcATATGATATAGTGTTTTACTAATAAAAGTACAAACACGACAATCCTGTGTGTCCATTTCTTCAGGccgtaataaaataaaatatttagcacaaataaaaaaatcaccacaatacataaaatagtaaaacaatacCTATAAACATGATAGTTTTATCATCTTTATtaattgtattcactttctttcataataaaaaaaataatgaaattataatgataaaaataaatataaataattattacaatataattatgaatatttttatttattttgtagatgatttttataatttaaaaaatgattaaatttagaaaaaaatggttaaatttaaaaatgtgttacttacaatataaaattaaaaaataatatgcaCACCAAAGAGAAAAATTCTcttcatacaataatttatacaatttattataagaatcttcatctatttttttaattatttttaaatcacttttttttgaactaaaattatttttgtattatttttaatttttaaatgataattaatttaaatttaacagtttcttaatgttataatttgagtaactttttaaaattaaataattaattattatttttattctttaagtagtcgttaattataaatttaactactcttaaaattaaattaattattttatcatttaatttttgtaatgggtgtttatttatatttaataaacttttaaaaataaattaattatgtactataaaaaagaataaacaatttaataaatgacaagtaacaataaaaacttgatttcaaatatatatataaagatggtTAAAAGCAGTGGTGGAGGTTAGAAGGGGCAGCGGGTCCACGACCATctccccaaatttttttaatttttttatattatttttatattttaaaatttttaaaattatttaatttttaaattttttaaaattgtatgcatctttttaaattaaataatattatattaaaaattaataaaaattaagttaagtatttatttacatattttataaagtacaataataaataataaaatataaaatcaaatatataaagaaataaaataattaagatattttttgttttttgttttttctttctattgtcttttgagtttttcatatcttgtattttcttttaattttatttattttcttttgttattaaaaagAAGTTAGACAAAAACTCATCATTTCTGTCATCATATTTTCATATCTTCTCttccattattaaataaatgaaaaaattataaatgaaaaaaagaagtaacTTTCTCTTGTTCACTTATAGTGAACTAATAAGTGAactatttgtttaatatttaacattattttttatttcatgacctttttgtatattaattttttattaatatagaaaaagaaacttgTGAATTTATATACTCAccgaaattaataaaaaatgaatatacaaaaagttcacgagataaaaaataatgttaaatattaaacaaatagttcactatcaagtgagacaaaagaaaattacttatttttttcatttatattttttcatttatttaagggttaaatatgtttttggtcccttaacttttagtgaattttggaattagtccattttgaaactttggaccaatttagtcctccatcttttgaaatgcgtggatttagtccttttaatcaaattttgttaagtttatttgacatttcaagcgcgtttcataatagtatttgacttaacattaaagcaaaaatgtgtcaaacagtataaacaactcaaatacaatcctgaaatgcgtacgaaacatccaATAAaccaaccaaaatttgattaaaaggactaaatccacatatttcgaaagatcaaagactaaattggtccaaagtttcaaaatggactaattccaaaatttactaaaagttaagagaccaaaaacatatttaaccctttatttaataatggaagagaagatataaaaaaatgatgagTTTTTTTCTAACCTCTTGAATATGTTAaatagtcatttttaataaaaaaagtattaatataacatttatataaataataaatttggtgtaaaattggagaaaaacaatgtaaatatcagtactcaattttataaaaatatttatacttaattagttttaatcttatacaaaatggattaaaaaatattttaattattaaaaaaattgggacaaaattgaatcaaaaatacATAagtaggaactaaattgaatcaaaaagacatatatgtggactaaattgaaatcaacacaatgacaatGATATTGGAATGTCACGTGGCATTGACAATGTCACATGTCACACAAAGAACTGtctgagtaattaaacctaatataTAATGATATGTACATCGAATTTGGTAGTTTATAAGGActgataaattatattatagtattGTTAAGATGGCTAGGTGGATCGATCTAACCTGCAGTTCAAAAACAGTTTTACTTTTCGGGCCAATCTTGTTCCGTAAGTTGAACCGCATTTGTGATGAGCAAAATAAGCAAAatacaaacttttttatttttgcataataattgatattcattttctatcgaAATAATTCAAATTAGTTTAACGAatcaaaaaataagaaataataacaCCGAAGATTATATAGCTAAAGTACAATAACAACATGTCACCTTACAAGACAAACACAAGTTTATTAAcctaaaaatgtataaaaagatatttcatattcaataactaaaatcattatcttacatacaatgattatacataataataataataataataataataataataataataataaaaggaacttacatcaacaataataaatgataCAATGAATGATGTAGggattgaaaaagaaaaatattaattttgtaaacaaatcagTGGACTAGCCTGTTCTACCCCACCTTTAACCCACATAAATTGTAAGTCTCTGCGGGATAATGAGTTTAATATCTCAACTTGTCTCATATCTTTTTTTTGTGAGTCTactcaaaaatattatattagttttttagaTAGTTTAGAACGGTAATAATGTACaactagacatgtcaaagtgagccaatccggctcacacgggttggctaactacgagccgggttgaaaataAGTGAACCCAACCAGGCTCACTTTATGGTGaaccagaaattttgtaacccggctcaacccaccacggatTGATGGGTtgagtgggttggctcaccaacccacctaaaaaaaatattttttttttagtattcaaatatttaaataaatttttaagtaacccatgaaatgacaatcataaaaatcaataaccaatattttgatcatgctcaccaccaatatatgaagaattattttcaagaaaatatccatatagtctaagaaagcatgactaatattacaaattttctgtcatgctattcaacaaaatataaataaaaaaactatacatctttttcatgctaatttagaaaaaattgtttatgagACGGTtatttgagtaatttactataaagattatggttaaagattaaagtatcaacatatataacttgacaatcaaattaattaaacattcaaactattcaaatataattaagcaacattctagcatttaaaaatatgaaattgtgaacaaatataatagaaatagtaaataattattaaaaaaattaaaaataaattaaaataaattaaaataaattgtaaaaaaatgttgataggttaagtgagccaacccaccttcaacccggttcgaacccgtttaacccgtggattaagtgagccgggttgagttcaacccacttttgaaaaagttaaatttttcttaACCTAACCCAGCTCGAACCCGTGATGAACCTGATTAATTCACGAGTTAAAATCCATTTGACATCTCTAAGTACAACCTTATTATAGTGTAGGAAATGTGATGCAGAGGTAATTTTAACATTTTGGATTAGATTggtatttaattatttggtttttaatgcggataaattttaaaaaagtttaattgagcttttattaaatttttatatctatcgactatttaatatttaaacttttttaattgaaCTCAGTTAAATTGTTTTCTAAAAATGTAAGGTGACTTTAATGGGTGATATAATTATTATCTGTACTCATCACCTTATTTATTATCTCGActcactattttatttaattttataacatgtaactttataattttatatttttatataaaattagaaaattagaaaataatatttgacgaaataaaataacaacaacataaACAGCAATGCTTAATTATCAGAATGAACTAATAACAagaatttaatagaaaattttaaatttaaaaaaaaaactgaacaaactaaaaaaaattaatgattgaaaattttaatatttatgaagaactaaaaattaattaaacttatatttattaaaaatttatataaacttaCAACTAACgtgatatatatttgatttgaagtgaaagaatatattttaaatcagaGATTTGCCTTAAcggtaaaatataaaaattgttaaccATCATCTATAAATACCTATCAGAAAACAATCAGAAGAAGCGAGTGGGACAAGGTACCTATTTGTTTTGGGAATGATGATCATAGGTAGGGTTTAGGGAAGCTTCGGAGCAGCACTTGTAATTGAAACTCAATTCAATGGCCAACCACTCTTCTACTTCCTCTATCCTATGCGCTTCTTTCAACCAAGACCTTAGGTCAATTCATGCTCTTTCAATTTCTTCCAATTCCTCCAAAATCCATTCAAAATCGCTCACTTCATGTATACATATTTCGTTGTAGTTACTTTGCTGTTGGCACCAGGGATGGTTTTAGAATATTTGAGACCAATACAGGAAAACTCTGCTATGAAAGAGGTAAATTccatttaattgattaaaaacttcttttttttcttttaattcaatctCTTAATATTCATACTTCTTTCTTGCAGCTGTTGGAGCTTTTGTTATTGTGGAGATGCTGTTTAGCTCCAGTCTTCTTGCTATCGTTGGTGCTGGTGATCAGGTACTATACTCATGATTACTCAACAAGCTTTGCTATTGGGCATGGACTTGAGCTTCTgctttttttgtttaattgtcTATTTACATGCAGCCATCTTTGTCCCCTCGCCGTCTCTGTTTGTTCAATAAAACCACGGGTGCTGCTCTTAGAGAATTGAACTTTCTAACGTCCATACTTGCTGTTCGCATGAATAGACAAAGGTCAAAACTCCATCTTCACTGTCggacattttctttttttgtataaaatcatACTATGCtgtgtttttaatattagaATATGAAATGGGCATCAAACATTCTTGAAGCCTGGTGGGGGGTTGATCACTGAAACAATGATTATTTATGCATACATGTGATGAAGGCATCATGATATTTTCCTAATACTCAGTGTAGCACTGCCAAATGCTTATTTTTTGTAAGGAAGTATGTTGCTGTTATAATTATGCTGACTAGTGATATCTGTGGCTTACTTTATGAGGTTGCGGTTTGTGTTGGAACTTATATTTCATATTGTTGGAACAGAAAGGGGCAACTTTTTGTACATTAGTTAGAAAGATTGGTTACATCTGCAGGGGAAACTAAGACTCAGATTAGGGGCTTCATTCTGAATTTGATAGTTTGTGAGTGAATGGAGTAATCCTTTTTGAAAGTGGAAATCGTGCTGGATAGACTCTCCTCTGTTCTATTTTCAATCATCTAACAAAATCGTTGATTTCTTTCCGTTTGTTTCCATCTATCATTCCCTCTCTTCTCACTTGGTTTGTAACATATAGAGTAGAACTAAGGAGAAAGTTTGGGACTTGTCTGTGGGTTGTTTTTGTCCAAATTTGCTGATCATTCAGGTGACTCAAATGAGAATGTTTAACAAATTGGTGTTCTGTCTGTTTCTGGAGCTTTGTATGTGTTCATTGTGTAGTAGAGACATACGATcagattattattttgttagtttatatttaacattaatGCATGCTAGTCTACAAGTTTTGGATTCAGCCACTTTCCTATATATCTGAATTTCTTTAGTTATTATTCTTTTCTCAATAAAGTTTTTTGTCAAGTCCTATTACCTTCTTTGACCACTAATATTACCCTAATCTCTCTGTTTCTCCATAATGCAGACTCGTtgtcattttacaagataaaGCATATGTATATGAAATAAATAGTCTCAGTATTGTGGACATTATTGACACAGTGCCAAATATTAAAGGTGAGGGTGGAATCACTGTGGGccttaatttcatttaattggaTACTTTAATTGTTAATTGTAGTTCTTACTTTTTAGATTATGACTATATTATTCTATTCTCATCGGATTGCCACAAACACGGTGAATTAAACTTTTAATCATGCCAACAAACTGCTATATCATGATATAATTTTCTGAGGCAATTTTTCCCCACAGGGCTTTGCGCTTTTTCCCCTTGTTTGGATGCTTGCTATTTGGCTCTTCCTGCCAGTACTACCAAAGGATCTGCATTGTTGTATAATGTCATGAATCGTCATTTACACTGTGAGGTTATACATAAATTTCCTTCTGAATGCTAAACGACTATGTTACTATAATTTCATGAATTTTTACTTTTGTATCATCCTATCTTGTAGCCTCAAACTAGTGAGATGATAAAACTTACAATATTATGCTTTACGTTTTTGAATGTTTagtaataatcaattttatttactgTCGTCATGATTTGgcatatcttgtttgttctaATATGTTTAATATACTAACCAGTTACATGCACGGTATGCTAATGCCTACTTGCATTATGGGATTTCCTTCTTTAGGGAGCACAGCAGGAAAAAGTTTTGAGTTTAACTACATATCAGCAATTGAGTTATTTTATCTTCTGACagtgatattttctttttaatggtTGACATATGAGCTGGTATATggttgtttatattttttacctaTATTCATAAGCATTATCAAACATGATTTACAGATTGAGGCTCATCGTTCACCATTGGCTGCAATGGTTCTTTCTTCTAATGGAATGTACATAGCTACAGCATCTGAGCAAGGTACCATAATCAGAGTTCATTTGGTGTCAGATGCAACAAAGGTGATGAATAGAAGTcaatatttctaaatattaattGGGAATATTGGTGGTATAAATCATTGTTTCTTACATCTCTCAGTATTCTTTCTCCTTGAAATTATGGTCATAATATTGGTACTGTTCTCTGGTAGGTCCCTTCAAGTCATATCAAAACACAGTCCCTTAACTAAGAATGTTGGCTCAAGTGTGTGAATTCTCATAATATTAGCTAGTGTTCCTAAACTGTTTTTGCACCGTGGACATATACCCTCCATTTTATATTTTGCATGTGTACTTTCTCATAGGAAATTTATGCGACGAGTCTTTACATAGTTATGCATTTGTGCGGCGGTTTCTGTATTCGATGGGCATTTGGTATTGATTGTGTTTGAGGGAGAAACCCTATCTGTTAGGGGGCCTTTATATTTGTAAACTGAGAGAGTGGTTAATTGGTCTTGTGCAATTCCTTGATTCTAACTCTCTCGCTTCTCATTCTCTGTTCAATTGTCTTCTATGTTGGATGACTCTTAAAGATAAAAGCAGTTGTATGTTTTATGTGAATAGGCTGTCGATCCTCCTGTTGTTTTTTCATATCCTCATTTAAGGTTGTGTACTGTCTGTCTACCAGATGAAACTTTGGATAGAACACTAATTGATAAACCAATTAAATACATTCATGGACACATAAATCATATATGATACATTAATACAATTGCTATCCCAGAGACAAAGAGTCCTACCAAGGGCATTTTTTGCCCACAAACTTCAAAAAACAACACACTTGCCTAATAATACATACTATCATGTTGGTTTTCTTACGACTCAATGCCTCGGCTATTATTTTGTTAAGGTTTTCTGGATCACTTAATTCGATTTATAATTCATCAACACCTATTTTGGTAATATTTAGAAACTTAATGATGTTTTGACTGCTTTCTTGCTTCATCGAGAATCTCTTTTGCTTGACACAAATCCTGATTGACAATCTCAAAGACATGACTATATTTGGTGGCGTGTGTTGAAATTTTGGTTACATTCAGTAGATAGTAGATGATATTCATAACTTTGGATTTTTACTGAATAATATGTTGACACAGATGTGGTGACCAAAGACtggttacatttttttctaaccATGTTAATGAAGGTAAACATGTAAAGTGTATAGCATTAATTGAACcatgaaatcaaatattttcCTCTAACGTAATGCTCTTTT contains:
- the LOC114178601 gene encoding autophagy-related protein 18b isoform X2, with the protein product MANHSSTSSILCASFNQDLSYFAVGTRDGFRIFETNTGKLCYERAVGAFVIVEMLFSSSLLAIVGAGDQPSLSPRRLCLFNKTTGAALRELNFLTSILAVRMNRQRLVVILQDKAYVYEINSLSIVDIIDTVPNIKGLCAFSPCLDACYLALPASTTKGSALLYNVMNRHLHCEIEAHRSPLAAMVLSSNGMYIATASEQGTIIRVHLVSDATKSYSFRRGTYPSTIFSLSFGPSKQLPDILAASSSSGSIHLFTLGFASHPRSKSSSGFLGSIIPGAVSDVLDPAYHHVLHDTVPAGVKSYVVIRKVENMTNSSSSDLLACRAILSVITSNGFFKEYNISINARNELSWALGREFNLLTVT
- the LOC114178601 gene encoding autophagy-related protein 18b isoform X1, which codes for MANHSSTSSILCASFNQDLSYFAVGTRDGFRIFETNTGKLCYERAVGAFVIVEMLFSSSLLAIVGAGDQPSLSPRRLCLFNKTTGAALRELNFLTSILAVRMNRQRLVVILQDKAYVYEINSLSIVDIIDTVPNIKGLCAFSPCLDACYLALPASTTKGSALLYNVMNRHLHCEIEAHRSPLAAMVLSSNGMYIATASEQGTIIRVHLVSDATKQSYSFRRGTYPSTIFSLSFGPSKQLPDILAASSSSGSIHLFTLGFASHPRSKSSSGFLGSIIPGAVSDVLDPAYHHVLHDTVPAGVKSYVVIRKVENMTNSSSSDLLACRAILSVITSNGFFKEYNISINARNELSWALGREFNLLTVT